A single region of the Nocardioides sp. W7 genome encodes:
- a CDS encoding ATP-binding protein produces the protein MVGILGRRFGVVAAVSASATAHLTAAYLWSRQLRAARQSRELSRAERTLAETSERYRSLFEYHPSAVFSLDLEGRFTAANPAAEQVSGYTEDQLREMSFTDILEVEHLGPVAEAFERILGREAQQLETVIRTRGGADVELRVTGLPIVVDDQLLGVYGIAEIVTERNRMQRELHATRLRAEEASEAKSMFLANVSHEIRTPLTAVIAAAELLVDSDLDVEQVALADTMHRSGQRLLRLVNEILDFSAIEAGKATLYDVALDLRAVVLDIVALTRPAAEERGLLLEADIDPALTRPLSGDPERIAQVLTNLLSNAVKFTHEGTIHLRVEVAERTPTVTKVMFRIEDTGIGLTEEQQGRLFEAFTQGDQTVSRRYGGTGLGLAICKQLVTLMGGSIWVSATPGAGSTFAFVLPLRHVDEDPAPD, from the coding sequence ATGGTCGGCATTCTCGGGCGCCGGTTCGGCGTCGTCGCGGCGGTGAGTGCCTCCGCCACGGCGCACCTCACGGCGGCGTACCTCTGGTCGCGCCAGCTGCGGGCCGCACGCCAGTCCCGGGAGCTCTCCCGAGCCGAGCGGACCCTCGCCGAGACCAGTGAGCGCTACCGGTCCTTGTTCGAGTACCACCCCAGCGCCGTGTTCTCCCTCGACCTCGAGGGCCGCTTCACCGCAGCCAACCCGGCCGCGGAGCAGGTCAGCGGCTACACCGAGGACCAGCTGCGGGAGATGAGCTTCACCGACATCCTCGAGGTCGAGCATCTCGGTCCGGTGGCCGAGGCCTTCGAACGGATCCTGGGCCGCGAGGCCCAGCAGCTCGAGACCGTGATCCGCACCCGCGGCGGCGCCGACGTCGAGCTCCGCGTGACCGGCCTCCCGATCGTGGTCGACGACCAGCTGCTCGGGGTCTACGGGATCGCCGAGATCGTCACCGAGCGCAACCGGATGCAGCGCGAGCTGCACGCGACCCGGCTGCGCGCCGAGGAGGCCAGCGAGGCGAAGTCGATGTTCCTCGCCAACGTCAGCCACGAGATCCGGACCCCGCTCACCGCGGTCATCGCCGCGGCCGAGCTGCTGGTCGACAGCGACCTGGACGTCGAGCAGGTCGCGCTGGCCGACACCATGCACCGCTCCGGCCAGCGGCTGCTGCGGCTGGTCAACGAGATCCTGGACTTCTCCGCGATCGAGGCCGGCAAGGCGACGCTTTACGACGTCGCCCTCGACCTGCGGGCCGTCGTCCTCGACATCGTCGCCCTGACCCGGCCCGCGGCCGAGGAGCGGGGCCTGCTGCTCGAGGCCGACATCGACCCCGCGCTGACCCGTCCGCTCTCCGGCGACCCCGAGCGGATCGCGCAGGTGCTCACGAACCTGCTCAGCAACGCCGTGAAGTTCACCCACGAGGGGACCATCCACCTGAGGGTCGAGGTCGCCGAGCGGACGCCGACGGTGACCAAGGTGATGTTCCGGATCGAGGACACCGGCATCGGCTTGACCGAGGAACAGCAGGGCCGGCTCTTCGAGGCGTTCACCCAGGGCGACCAGACCGTCAGCCGGCGGTACGGCGGCACCGGGCTCGGCCTGGCGATCTGCAAGCAGCTGGTGACCCTGATGGGCGGCTCGATCTGGGTCAGCGCGACGCCCGGTGCCGGAAGCACCTTCGCGTTCGTCCTGCCCCTACGGCACGTCGACGAGGACCCGGCGCCGGACTGA